In Setaria italica strain Yugu1 chromosome I, Setaria_italica_v2.0, whole genome shotgun sequence, the genomic window GAAATAAAATCCTAGGAATACCTATACATGTGGATAAATTTTAGATATTTTGATGCTTATATTTGTAGATGGAAGGATCATTATGTTTAAGTTTTGAGTTATGCATTTATGGCTTCAAAGCAGATTCAATGTGGGAAAACTTTAGTGCACACGTGAGAAGACACGTGTGTTCATTCTGAATTGTGATAGGTGCCACATCATTGCATCTTCTGCTCTGTCTATCGTTTTGCCTTCCTCTCGATAGAACCAACAAATACGTCACCGTTGACGCAACTTTCATCCCTTCACAAAAGGTGCGAGAATCTATTGTCCATTATAAACCTACGTTTTTTTTCTGCGAAAATAAACCTACGGTTTTTGTGTACCACAGCGCTGTCCCATTCTCATctcctgcatggctgcatgcgCATACAAGTCAGCGCATCACGGAGCCGTTGGATCTGCAGCGTACGGTCAGGACATGCGTCTCTTCCCTTCTTCCCTCGCTCGTCACCCTCGCCCCTTTCCGCTGCTTTGTCCCCGCGCCTGCCGCCATCCGCGGCCGCTCAATCTCGCCGGCGGATTGGATGGGGGCAGCAATGGCAGCGCTCTCcggccgggaggaggcggccgtggcAGCCACGGCGTGGTTGAGGTGTTCATCGGCATAGATGTCCGAGCCCGCCATTGCTTTTCATTTGGCTTATGCTAGACAACCCTCTACATCTCCTTCAATCAATTTCTAGTGTCTGTTACCCTTTTCTTGCTGCAGAAGTGCAGATATTATCTGAGCTCTGCTCTACTGCTCTCCAGGAGGGAAACAGTTTTGAGCTCTGCTCTACTGCAGATTTATGTTCCACGGTCGCAGTACTACAATTTTGACGTTTTGCACTGGTTTGTTTAATTGAGTGTTCTTGGGTTCTTTGATTTGCTTAGAGATAAATCTCCTGCTGTTCAAACCAGTTTAGAGCAACATCAGCTTAGGTGTACAAtcccatcccccccccccccccccccccaccttGATATTTGATATTTAGATCCTCAAGAAACGCACAGGCACACGCGTCACTAATAACTGAAAAATGGATATTTTGCGGTGCTGATTCATTTTCGTGCTATATTTATGTcaagttgtattttttttaaaaaaacgttTGCATGTCTTAGCATGCCAATATGCATATCCTAATATCCAACAGAAGCAACGAGGAACGTACAGTTGACAACCATGGAGTgtggaaaataaaacaaatgcTGCCCAGCATAGTGGCTATGTTTCGAACGGTTTCATGCTTAAGCTCCGTATCAGGGCATCCAATTAATAACATAATTCCAGTGGCTTTTGCCATTATATTCTTCCCAACCACGACTTTGTATTCTATCATCTTCAAATATTTCGCATAGAAATAACAAATTCTAACGGTGGTAGAAGAACAATGGGTTCCAGTGGCCTGCAACACCAGGCCGGCACGTGATTCACATGCTGGGTCACACCACACCGAACCGGGGATGCAAACATAGCCACTCGCTGGTGCTGCAACGTCTTCAGATTTGGATTCAAAACTACAGTATCCATTACTATCATCTTTGCTAATGCGTACAAATAAATCTTTTGTTCTTCAAGGACCAGATCAGAGCACACGTATTCAGACCTGCAGCATCCGCccacttcagagttcagacatgTCTGCAACAGATGTGCCCAATCGCACTTCCTAGTGCTATCCTGTGGACCAATCTATGAGCATCCACTTTTGTTCCTGGGATCTATTCACAATTTGAGCCGTGAAACAACACCAAACTGATTCCAGTTTGTACAGTAGGAACGAATGCTAGGAAACCGAAATCTGTTTAACCAACTCAGCGTTCCCCCCATCTCTTTTCAGTTGAGCAACAGAACCAGCTCAGTGTAGTCTGTAGAGCGACACGCGTGAGATGAGCCTTGGACACGCGTGAGATGAGCCTTGGTCAATGCTAACTCGGCGGTGGTCCAGATCCTCCAGCCATGCGCCTCCTGAGCCGGCCCCGCGTCAGCCGGATCGCCTCCTCAATGAGAGTCTCCTCAGATGGTAGTGATGGCGGTGCGGCGCTCGTGGATGCTCGGGGTGGGTCGACCTGCATGGCTTCGGTGTTCTGAGGACCATTGGTGGTGGCAGCTCCAGGAGCAGGTGGTGGCTGTGGCTGGGCGGGAGGCACTGCACCAGGAGGGGCAACTGGAACTGGGGCCCTTGGTGGAGCTGGAGGAACTTGGGCTTGGGCAGGCTGTGGTGGCATCGGAGGCGCTGATGGCGCGGGAACGGGTGGAGGTCCAGGGTTCACCTGCCGAGTCCGTGGTGGAGGTgggcgctgctgctgttgctgtccCTGCAGAATGGAAAAGACAGTGAGAACAAGTTAATAGTATGTGCAAAAGTATGTAAACTGGCACCCTTACACAGCCCTAAATAATTGTCTGAATCTCCTGTAAACTTCAGTTGGGTTCAAATAATCATGCAAGTCCTGGAACCAGTAGAGCATTATCCAGTACAGACACCAGCAAGCATAACCACATGATTAAGGTCCACTGATAATGTGATGACAATCATGAAACACACATCATTCGTCAATAGAATGAACAGAAAATGGCATCATGAAATGGTAAAGTAGATATCAGTGCTTCTAGAGTCAATAACTCCAGATAATGGTACATGTTAGATATGTTACTATTATTCATAATATCAATGCATAACCAAAACTATGTATAGACAAAACCAGCACAGAGCAACACATCAACCAAGCATTCATTTATCCACACAGAAGAATATTCACAGCCTACCATTAAATGCTCAAAAAAACTTACTCAACAGTCATAGAACTAGACTCAGACTTAATCAAGGAAAcagataaaaaagaaaaataaaaaagataccAAAGAACTTCACATGACAGGACTAGTCGCCAGCAAGGGTAAAATGTCATCTGACATGTCACACCTCACAACCTAGATGAATTATGACTCCATTTGGTTAGGCTATGCCCTTGCTCATGTCTACTTTAACCTCAGGAACTTTCCATCATCTTATGCTAGCAATACAGAAGCACTGAACTCCATAAAGAATTGGATATCTCACAAACTAGATTAAGCAGCATTCATTTTCATTTTGGTTCATTGAAAAGCCTTTTTTCTGCAAATATTAGGCCCTACAGCATAAAGGCTCATGAATAGCCTCTCAACAGCAGTTGATTTCCTTGAGGGAGAATAATATTGGCAATCTGCTATCCTCTTCTTAAAGCTTGCAGAATGCAACCCAAATATCCAAAATGAATCGGACTTTCGGGATGTCTGTGCAACCAGAGAAATGCAACAATATGGCAGTCAGAGAGACGTCGTACcggaaaaattaaaatagaaaaacaacCTATAGGATAGGGTAGATGGTCAACAGTATGGAACCTGATGAGCGCAACAGAACCACTCAACCACAGTATCCTGTAAAGTGCTAGGCACTAGACTTGGTGACTGCATGACCGCCTAGCACTTAATCACTGCCTAAGCAAGCAAGGCAGCTGCAGCGATTAGACACGAGACAGGAAAGTGATGCAAAATAGACAAATGCCACCATAAACCATACAAAAGGCCATCACCCACCAATAGAAACCGTTAATAGATCAATGGCCAATATCTTTGAAAATTTTAGCCAGTTTGATTACATAAAACTGAATGTCTCCTTTCGCAACCTTGTCAGTGAAATAAATAGTATACCATCAATATAACATTAGGAgcatgaaaaataataaaatcaaacCTAGACTCCTAGATAATTGCACATAAGTTATTCTAATTGAATATCCAACCAGATACTAGGTTAAAGATCTTTCTGAAATCATGCAACATGCTGTGAGGTTCATCTTCATTGCTAGTATCAAAATGTCCCATAACCATAAGACTAAAATAAGTTCATAATATATCAAAGAGTAGCACAATTTCATCAAATAATAAGAGGGAAATCAACACCAAGACATGCACATGTCAAAACTTTACAAAATAAATGATCAGTTAACTTGGTAACACGTTCTTTTACCCAAAAAAATATCAATTATTTAACTCTTATTGCAAGTACACAATAGTTAGCATTGGTTCAACTAGTTAGGTGAGTATGGTGGAAATTGGAAACCTAATGGTAGGCATGACTTGTGGAGTAAGACATGCGTGGCAACTATTTGACAAGTTGAACCAATTTGCTGGAATGTCAAATTTAATGCTTTCAGcatataaaaaaattcaaactcTAAATAAATCTCTCCATCAGCAATTAGATGTGCCAGCAACAAAACTGTAGTATGTTGAAAAAGAAACTTGTAGGAAATGGAAGCATGAGTTACAATTCTAGTTGCTGAAATAATTCTAATACCAGAGACAGATGGCAAGCAAGGAAGCAATACCTGAGAGCGAGGTCTTTGAGACTGTGACTGTGAGGCAATATACTGCAAGATTTCATAGGACCTTGTCTGGACATAGTTTGCAACCTTCTGGAAGTAAAGAACCGCCATGTCACCGGCTCTTGTCCTCAACTCAAGCAGATTTCGATCAATCTCAGTTTCATGTTTTGCAATGTATGGCTTGAAGAAAGACTCGTACACATAAGCAGTCCCCTGAAACAAGACTTTGTTACAAACAAACCAGGAGGAAAGTATATATTAGAAATTAAAAAGGACAGAATACCATACACGTGTCTTTGGATACCACAAGTACACAATAAATACCAGCTTTGCTTCACTATACATTGGTAACCTGTTTAAGAACAGAATAATCAGCAAGCAGGTAAGCTTTTTCCTCCAATTTCAACCATTTTAAAAGGTTAGTAAAAATGGCGACTACAAAATGAGCATGGATGACATTACCATGACACGAAATTTTCCCCAACTCTCTCCAGTACAGTGAGAACTGAAAGTAAAATCCTGCAAAAATCATGAACTATGAGATGGAAGTGAAATACATATGCAATTCCCCATTAAAATAGAAGGGTGCGCAATCGACGAACCAGTACTGACACCAGAAACGCAACTGCTCGACCTCAGGCCTGTTTAGCTCCACCGTCTTGTAGCAGTCATAGGCTGGGTATGCATATCCAAGGACAAGTCTGCAACGCATAAAAATGTAGATCAAACAGGTCTGACCACAAACATTGCACCATCGCAATgaatggaaaaggaaaaagggtcaGGCCAATGCTTACGTTAGAGCTCCGGTAATGATTGAACCGATCATCTTGAGCCCTGCTGTGAATTAAACATCCATTATATTACTAGAAACAGATAAAAACAAAATCAATGAACAAGGATAGCAGAGATAACGCCATATCCGTCCACAGAATCCCCCCACAGCAGCAAACGCAGATAAAATGAATGCGGCTAATACACCAGTAACTAATAGGCCTCTATCCAACTCAATACTGCAACCACCACACATTCAGAAATCATCATCCAATCATGCCTGTAGCCATTCATACATACTTCACGGGTCCCCCTTTAGCAGCTAGAGTTGGATTCATGGTAGCAGAGGCCACAAAGGGTAGGGGCAGGGCGGTTCACGTGGGGCACGGTTGAACCCCCAAactattttttggaaaaacaaaCTGCTCGCGCTAGCACTTGCTCAGGGAAGAAGGCATCCTGCTACCTAATGCATCCTATCCAGTAGGGTCAACTCAAATCGATCTCGCGCGCGCGCTCTGAGGAAGCAACCGCAGTAGAGGAAGAACAGCAAGGACGGACGGATGGATTAGATTAGACTAGTGCCGTACCACGCAGCAGAGGAACCCGCGCCGAAGTGGATGGGGAGGGCGAAACATTTGCGTGGGTTGCTCACATTCAAAGCAACAGACGGACGAACTAGTCTTAACTAAGCGCGAGAGAATCCGTATCCACGCAAGCAAGGTAGGGTTCCTTACCGGGGGAAGAAGGaatcggcgcggcggcgggaggaggaggagcaggccgcGGAGATGGAACCCCCGCCGCTCCACGGCAaccccagcagcagcagaggcgaggaagacgaggaggagggggagggagaagaaTTAGAGGCGGCGTGTGCTAGGGAAGGAGGCGGGGCCCAGTCGCCAGCGAGAGAGAGGCAGGCCGACACGGGGAGGACAAGCATATCCTTTCCTCCGTTGCGGCGCTTCAAGAGTTCAATCAAGTTGCCAAGGCGCGATCCATTCTTGGGCTTGGGATCGACATTGGGCTGGGCCTTAATTTTGACCccgagcgaggaggaggacgatgggCCTGCTAGAAAAGCCTGCCTGGCTGTTTGTAGTGAAACGATGCCAGGCCCGATGGTCTTGGGCCGGCAGGGCCACGAAAATGGGCCCAGAGGTCGAAGAAATGCTGAGAATTCATTCGATTTCGGTTAATTGCACGTATTGATAATCTGATGGTCATGTACCACTGCTAGTGCATGCTTATAAATAGGCCGGATAATAATCCGTTTATattgagagagaaaaaatgcgGCTGGTCAATGCATCTTCCAAACAGTCGACTGAAGTTTTCAGGCACAGCaaagagaggaagaaagggaagagCAGCTGAGAGAGCCAGAGAAAGGACTGTACTGCTCAATGTATGGTCCCATCACTGACGGCCCGGCCCATTGTGCTTGTGCTTGAGCATCAGCAAACAACAGACCCTGTTGACCAGAGTACTGCCGCAACGCTtttgggcctgtttggcaaccagctgttaaactttaacacccgtcacatcggatgtttggatgctaattaggagtattaaatataggctaattacaaaactaattgcacagatggagtataattcacgagacgaatctattaagcctaattagtccatgattttgacaatgtggtgctacagtaaccatttgctaatgatggattaattaggcttaatagattcgtctcgcgaattaacacagggttctgcaattagttttataattagctcatgtttagttctcctaattatcatccgaacatccgatgtgacactgttaaagtttaacacctcgtatgtGCCGTACGGGGCATTACAGACAGGCACACCATGGATAattggacacctacaacgaaaTTCTATTGATAAAACAAGAAGAGAGCCTAGTTGGGTAGAAAGCAAATTACTGGTGGTTTAACGTAGGGGTGTTTGAATAGGATTGCgagtgtcacattggatgttcgatgctaattagaaagattaaatatgagctaatcataaaactaattgcaaaatttctatactaattcacgaatCTACTGAGCctattcatgattagcacatatttattgtagcgGCACATTGTCGCGAATTAGACactgaattttgtaaatagtctatatttaatactctaattagtatcaaacatccgatgtgatgggtaCTTAAACTTTAGGATGTGTATCAAACACCCTTGACACCATCAAAAAGTGTGTGCATTTTTTGCCCTGGCTTTCAGGAGTTGTGGTCTCTTGTTCCAGACAGCAAGCGATAGCATGGTGCTTTGCTTTGCAAATGCTTGTGCAGGAGCTACCAACCGAACCACGCGTGAAGTGAAGCATGGTGCTTTGCGAATGCTTGTTAACGCAAGCTCACGACTCACGAGGAAAAactggaggaggaaccca contains:
- the LOC101779899 gene encoding putative HVA22-like protein g, with protein sequence MIGSIITGALTLVLGYAYPAYDCYKTVELNRPEVEQLRFWCQYWILLSVLTVLERVGENFVSWLPMYSEAKLVFIVYLWYPKTRGTAYVYESFFKPYIAKHETEIDRNLLELRTRAGDMAVLYFQKVANYVQTRSYEILQYIASQSQSQRPRSQGQQQQQRPPPPRTRQVNPGPPPVPAPSAPPMPPQPAQAQVPPAPPRAPVPVAPPGAVPPAQPQPPPAPGAATTNGPQNTEAMQVDPPRASTSAAPPSLPSEETLIEEAIRLTRGRLRRRMAGGSGPPPS